The following are from one region of the Lynx canadensis isolate LIC74 chromosome D4, mLynCan4.pri.v2, whole genome shotgun sequence genome:
- the FAM163B gene encoding protein FAM163B, whose product MTAGTVVITGGILATVILLCIIAVLCYCRLQYYCCKEESEEDEEEPDFAVHANPPPLPCGRSLVLTNGPALYPAASTSFSQKSPQARTLCRSCSHYEPPAFFLQEPEDEDVRNGGERVAYQSVSQEDAEPPPGAFGGLQALNPNRLSAMREAFSRSRSISTDV is encoded by the exons ATGACAGCCGGGACCGTGGTCATCACTGGGGGCATCTTGGCGACTGTGATTCTGCTCTGTATCATCGCTGTTCTGTGCTACTGCCGGCTCCAG TACTACTGCTGCAAGGAAGAGtcggaggaggacgaggaggagccTGACTTCGCCGTGCACGCGAACCCGCCTCCGCTGCCCTGCGGCCGCAGCCTGGTGCTCACCAACGGGCCGGCGCTCTACCCGGCCGCCTCCACCTCCTTCAGCCAGAAGAGCCCGCAGGCCCGCACCCTCTGCCGCAGCTGCTCCCACTACGAGCCGCCCGCCTTCTTCCTGCAGGAGCCCGAGGACGAGGACGTGCGCAACGGCGGCGAGCGCGTGGCCTACCAGAGCGTCAGCCAGGAGGACGCCGAGCCGCCGCCGGGGGCCTTCGGGGGCCTGCAGGCGCTCAACCCCAACCGCCTCTCGGCCATGCGGGAGGCCTTCTCCCGGAGCCGCAGCATCAGCACCGACGTCTGA